Part of the Toxotes jaculatrix isolate fToxJac2 chromosome 8, fToxJac2.pri, whole genome shotgun sequence genome is shown below.
ACATACTTCTTGGCACTAACTGTGTAGGCGatttgtttatttgcattttatctGATGAACTACTTCCATGTCAGTCCATGTCAGCTCACTTAAACAGAACTCACTACACTGTTCTTAAGAAATTGCAGAGCTGACAatacctgtttctctgtctctaccAGTCACCTGCTGCAAGTTTTACTGGCAGATTACCAAATAATATATGTTGATCTTTTATGCACAGCTACTGGAAAGTTGGTTAGACAGACATTtacaaaaaacatctttgtaCATCTGtattaacaaaaacaacaacaaaaactttgtGTCTTACAGCTGATCTGATGGAACTGGACATGGCCATGGAGCCAGATCGTAAGGCAGCAGTCAGTCACTGGCAGCAACAGTCGTACCTGGATTCAGGCATCCATTCAGGGGCCACCACAACTGCTCCCTCCCTCAGTGGGAAGGGCAATCCTGAGGAAGAGGATGTCGACAACAACCAGGTCATGTACGAGTGGGAGCAGGGCTTCACCCAGAGCTTCTCCCAGGAACAAGTACAAGGTAAGTGATAATACACTTTGTTGGTCTTTTGAGTAACTTCTGTTTACTGCTTATAAAATATTGGACATGTACAGCCTAAATAGCAGCTTAAAACCCAATATAATAAAACACTTACCTTCTGTCTCTTCTAGACATCGATGGTCAGTATGCCATGACACGTGCCCAGAGGGTGCGTGCTGCGATGTTCCCAGAGACTTTGGAGGAGGGCATGCAGATCCCTTCTACACAGTATGATGCAGCAAACCCCACCAACGTCCAGAGGCTGGCAGAGCCCTCGCAAATGCTCAAACACGCCGTGGTCAATCTGATCAACTATCAAGATGACGCCGAACTGGCAACCAGAGCCATACCAGAACTCACCAAACTACTCAATGATGAGGACCAGGTAGTTGTCCATGGAAATAGTGGATCAGAATTGGCTCTGAAGTTTTTAGTCATTCCATAacatttgtgtctgtctcttccaGGTCGTAGtaaacaaagcagcagtgatGGTCCACCAGCTTTCAAAGAAAGAAGCTTCTCGCCATGCCATCATGCGCTCCCCTCAGATGGTGTCTGCTATTGTCAGGACCATGCAGAACACAAATGATGTGGAGACGGCTCGCTGCACCGCGGGAACACTGCACAACCTGTCCCACCACAGAGAGGGTCTGCTGGCCATCTTCAAGTCTGGAGGAATACCAGCTCTTGTCAAAATGCTTGGGTATGTGTAAGGAGGGTGGAGGGATAGACAGTTTGCGGGGGTTCGTTGATTTGATGTTATTTGAGCACCATGGGTTTTCAGCAACATAAGAATTTTCTTAATCTTATTGGGAAATAGCTCCTTTGACACAGTAACTTAtaaactgtgacagagaaacatgactAATTTGTAATTGGCTGTTAAGTTACCAAAGGCGGAGGATGTACAGAGAAACCTAGGTAATGTAtttagttgtggttatttccCAGTGGGACACTAATCTCATTATACAATGTCTGTCCTGCAGTTCACCAGTGGACTCTGTCCTGTTCTACGCCATCACCACCCTCCACAACCTCCTCCTGCACCAGGAAGGAGCCAAGATGGCTGTGCGTTTAGCTGGCGGTCTACAGAAAATGGTGGCTCTACTCAACAAGACCAATGTCAAGTTCCTGGCCATCACCACTGACTGTCTCCAGATACTGGCCTATGGCAACCAGGAAAGCAAGGTGAGTAGAAGGAGTCTGAGAGTGTTTGAAAGGCAGCAGCACTCCACAGTTGCCATCATGAGAACACCAACACCtctaatgtttttgtgtgttgtctttgcGTAGTTGATAATCCTGGCCAGCGGTGGCCCCCAGGCTTTGGTCAACATCATGAGGACCTACACCTACGAGAAACTGTTGTGGACCACAAGCCGAGTTCTCAAAGTGCTGTCCGTCTGCTCCAGTAACAAACCTGCCATTGTAGAAGCTGGTATGTCTCACAAACAACCACTGCTTTGTAATAAATCAAGTAACAGTACATTTATTGCTTTGTAATTTTTCAGACATGTTGTGTGTCAACAAGTCTAATTCTGTCCATGTTTGTCCTTCTGTCCAGGAGGCATGCAGGCTCTGGGACTTCACCTGACAGACCCCAGCCAGAGACTGGTCCAGAACTGTCTCTGGACTCTCAGGAACTTATCAGATGCTGCCACCAAACAGGTGATAAGAGCTGCCCCTTGTGCTAacactgaagttttttttgttgtcattcaCTAAGATTCAGGGGCCCTCCTCCATTAGTTGAGTCTTTAAAAGGCTTTGGCCAGATACAGGAACAGATGAAAATGTCCCCAACATTTCTTCCATACTAACATACTAACTTCCATTGACAactgtgtctctctccaggAGGGAATGGAGGGTCTGCTAGGAACTCTGGTCCAGCTGCTTGGCAGTGACGACATTAACGTGGTGACCTGTGCTGCTGGCATTCTGTCTAACCTGACCTGTAACAACTACAAGAACAAGATGATGGTCTGTCAGGtgagtacacatacacacacacacacacacacacacacacacacacacacacacacacacagttaatgcACAGCAAAATCTAAGGTAAAATTTATGTTAAACAAAGGTTTGAGTCTTCatgtgaattattattattaattccttttctgatttattttcttaattgtcaaacaaattattttataaaTGCACTTTCACACCTGTGTTTAATTTACAACATTATCTAAATAGTAAACTGTATGTCTGACGTGTCCATCAATCCGTCAcactgtctgtccctctgtagGTTGGAGGTATCGAGGCATTAGTTCGCACAGTGCTGCGGGCAGGTGACAGAGAAGACATCACAGAGCCAGCTATTTGTGCCCTGCGTCACCTCACATCTCGACACCAGGACGCCGAGATGGCTCAGAATGCTGTCAGACTGCACTACGGTCTGCCTGTGGTCGTCAAATTACTGCACCCGCCATCACACTGGCCACTCATTAAggtacacacacgcactcacacagacTTGCCAGCAGCAGTCGGTCACAAAAGCTGCTCTTTTATACTGTCAGCCAGTCATCTCGCTGTTCTTTTAGTGGTATTTC
Proteins encoded:
- the LOC121185690 gene encoding catenin beta-1 isoform X1, with translation MASQADLMELDMAMEPDRKAAVSHWQQQSYLDSGIHSGATTTAPSLSGKGNPEEEDVDNNQVMYEWEQGFTQSFSQEQVQDIDGQYAMTRAQRVRAAMFPETLEEGMQIPSTQYDAANPTNVQRLAEPSQMLKHAVVNLINYQDDAELATRAIPELTKLLNDEDQVVVNKAAVMVHQLSKKEASRHAIMRSPQMVSAIVRTMQNTNDVETARCTAGTLHNLSHHREGLLAIFKSGGIPALVKMLGSPVDSVLFYAITTLHNLLLHQEGAKMAVRLAGGLQKMVALLNKTNVKFLAITTDCLQILAYGNQESKLIILASGGPQALVNIMRTYTYEKLLWTTSRVLKVLSVCSSNKPAIVEAGGMQALGLHLTDPSQRLVQNCLWTLRNLSDAATKQEGMEGLLGTLVQLLGSDDINVVTCAAGILSNLTCNNYKNKMMVCQVGGIEALVRTVLRAGDREDITEPAICALRHLTSRHQDAEMAQNAVRLHYGLPVVVKLLHPPSHWPLIKATVGLIRNLALCPANHAPLREQGAIPRLVQLLVRAHQDTQRRTSMGGTQQQFVEGVRMEEIVEGCTGALHILARDVHNRIVIRGLNTIPLFVQLLYSPIENIQRVAAGVLCELAQDKEAAEAIEAEGATAPLTELLHSRNEGVATYAAAVLFRMSEDKPQDYKKRLSVELTSSLFRTEPMAWNETGDLGLDIGAQGEPLGYRQEDPSYRSFHSGGYGGDTMGMEPMMDHDLGGGHHPGQDYPPVEGLPDLGHAQELIEGLPPGDSNQLAWFDTDL
- the LOC121185690 gene encoding catenin beta-1 isoform X2, whose protein sequence is MELDMAMEPDRKAAVSHWQQQSYLDSGIHSGATTTAPSLSGKGNPEEEDVDNNQVMYEWEQGFTQSFSQEQVQDIDGQYAMTRAQRVRAAMFPETLEEGMQIPSTQYDAANPTNVQRLAEPSQMLKHAVVNLINYQDDAELATRAIPELTKLLNDEDQVVVNKAAVMVHQLSKKEASRHAIMRSPQMVSAIVRTMQNTNDVETARCTAGTLHNLSHHREGLLAIFKSGGIPALVKMLGSPVDSVLFYAITTLHNLLLHQEGAKMAVRLAGGLQKMVALLNKTNVKFLAITTDCLQILAYGNQESKLIILASGGPQALVNIMRTYTYEKLLWTTSRVLKVLSVCSSNKPAIVEAGGMQALGLHLTDPSQRLVQNCLWTLRNLSDAATKQEGMEGLLGTLVQLLGSDDINVVTCAAGILSNLTCNNYKNKMMVCQVGGIEALVRTVLRAGDREDITEPAICALRHLTSRHQDAEMAQNAVRLHYGLPVVVKLLHPPSHWPLIKATVGLIRNLALCPANHAPLREQGAIPRLVQLLVRAHQDTQRRTSMGGTQQQFVEGVRMEEIVEGCTGALHILARDVHNRIVIRGLNTIPLFVQLLYSPIENIQRVAAGVLCELAQDKEAAEAIEAEGATAPLTELLHSRNEGVATYAAAVLFRMSEDKPQDYKKRLSVELTSSLFRTEPMAWNETGDLGLDIGAQGEPLGYRQEDPSYRSFHSGGYGGDTMGMEPMMDHDLGGGHHPGQDYPPVEGLPDLGHAQELIEGLPPGDSNQLAWFDTDL